A region from the Pelobates fuscus isolate aPelFus1 chromosome 1, aPelFus1.pri, whole genome shotgun sequence genome encodes:
- the GJA3 gene encoding gap junction alpha-3 protein — MGDWSFLGRLLENAQEHSTVIGKVWLTVLFIFRILVLGAAAEEVWGDEQSDFTCNTQQPGCENVCYDKAFPISHIRFWVLQIIFVSTPTLIYLGHVLHIVRMEEKKKEKEEELKKCIKGNDEKELLLRKGVEKKEKPPIRDERGKIRIGGALLRTYVFNIIFKTLFEIGFIVGQYFLYGFELKPLYRCNRWPCPNTVDCFISRPTEKTIFIIFMLVVACVSLLLNMLEIYHLGWKKLKQGMTNRYIPDPSCNKAEPPGLLPRTAPPNMTFPPYYTDAAASPPIMQHGYARSSLTEFKMPSLAEEPLEPSYFGRPHDHNSLAAEQNWANLTVERERKPGSSSASACSASTSAPSSVRNEGGGEEEATGLAGTGSRTRADVEDRPATTTVEMHQPPVLIDTRRLSRASKSSSSRARSDDLAV, encoded by the coding sequence ATGGGTGACTGGAGTTTTTTGGGAAGACTATTAGAAAATGCACAAGAACACTCCACAGTCATTGGCAAAGTTTGGTTGACAGTTCTCTTCATCTTCCGTATCTTGGTATTAGGAGCTGCAGCTGAAGAGGTTTGGGGAGATGAACAGTCTGACTTTACTTGCAACACCCAGCAACCAGGTTGCGAAAATGTGTGCTATGATAAAGCCTTCCCCATTTCACACATTAGGTTCTGGGTGCTCCAAATTATTTTTGTGTCCACTCCCACCCTCATCTACCTGGGCCATGTCCTGCATATTGTgcgaatggaagaaaagaaaaaagagaaagaagaagAACTAAAGAAATGTATTAAAGGTAATGATGAGAAGGAACTTCTACTCAGAAAAGGAGTGGAGAAGAAGGAAAAGCCCCCCATAAGAGATGAAAGGGGGAAAATCAGGATAGGTGGTGCCCTCCTTCGCACTTATGTCTTCAACATCATTTTCAAAACTCTGTTTGAGATTGGCTTTATTGTAGGACAGTATTTTCTGTATGGTTTTGAGCTAAAGCCCCTGTACAGGTGCAATCGTTGGCCTTGTCCCAACACTGTGGACTGCTTCATTTCAAGGCCGACTGAAAAGaccatttttatcatatttatgcTTGTAGTGGCTTGCGTGTCTCTTTTGCTGAATATGTTAGAGATATATCACTTGGGGTGGAAAAAGCTCAAACAGGGCATGACTAACAGGTACATCCCTGACCCGTCTTGCAATAAAGCAGAGCCTCCTGGTCTGCTGCCACGAACTGCGCCACCCAACATGACTTTCCCACCTTACTACACTGATGCAGCTGCTTCTCCACCAATCATGCAACATGGATATGCAAGATCCTCTCTCACTGAATTCAAGATGCCATCACTAGCAGAGGAGCCTCTAGAGCCATCCTACTTTGGAAGGCCTCATGACCACAACTCATTAGCAGCGGAGCAGAACTGGGCCAATCTAACAGTGGAGCGTGAACGGAAACCTGGTTCAAGCAGTGCTAGTGCATGCAGTGCCAGCACGTCTGCCCCAAGCAGTGTGAGaaatgaggggggaggggaagaagagGCAACAGGTTTGGCAGGGACCGGAAGTCGCACCAGGGCAGATGTTGAAGACAGGCCAGCAACCACGACAGTGGAAATGCATCAGCCACCTGTGCTGATAGATACGAGAAGGCTCAGTAGAGCCAGCAAGTCCAGCAGTAGCAGAGCAAGGTCAGATGACTTAGCTGTCTAG